The genomic stretch ATTATTTGAATTTAGTCATGTAATATAGATATCTATTCTGGGGCCTGACGAACGGTCGCGTCGCTCGATTCGCCCCCTGTCGACTCCCGTCGTTCGTCGGCGGTTCTGTTCGCTGCCGAGGACGTCTCGTATCGCGACACTGTCGTGTCTCCCCCCGGCCACAACGGTCATGCGTCGCGCGTCCCTCCGCCGACGCAGTGACTCCTCAGGCGTCACCGTCTCGGCGGAAGGCTCGGACGGCGCGGTCGGCTCAGTGCGCTCGGGGAGGGGGCGGACCGTGAGTGCCCCGGACGCCATCGCCTCGCCCTCCGGCGACGGCTGTGTGGTCTGGCACCGCCGACAGCTCCGGACCGCCGACCACCTCGCCGTCGCACGAGCGACCCGCGAGTACGACGTCGTCTGTCCCCTCTTCGTCTTCGACCCCGCGTTCCACGACGACGGCCTCGCCTGTGACAGCCGGATTCGGTTCCTCCACGAGTGTCTCGCCGACCTACAACGCGCGTACGACCGACACGGGACGACGCTCGTGTTCGCCCACGACGACCCGCTGTCGACGCTCGAGGCGTTCGTCGCCGCCGGTTGGGACGTCGTCGCCACCGCCGACCCGACGGGTCGATACGGACTCCACCGCGACGAGGCGGCGGCCACGCTCGGAGTCGACTTCGTCGCCGACGACGGCATCAAGCGCGACGGCGACAGCCGCGAGGGCTGGAGCGACCACGCCGAGGCCTACCTGACCGACGAGACGCACTCCCCGGATGCGAGCGCGTTCGGCGACCACGGAGTGTCGAGCGACGTCACCATCGACGCCATCGAGGCCGAGTACGACGTCTCGCCGTCGAAGTCACGCGTGCCCACCGGTGGACGCGAGGCCGCACTCGACCGCCTCGAGGCGTTCGTCGCCGACATCGCGACGTATCCCGAATCCATCTCCGCTCCGTCGAAAGCCGAGTCGAAGACGAGTCGGCTCTCGCCGTCTCTCCGCTTCGGGTGTCTCTCGGTCCGCGAACTCTTCCAGTACGTCGACGACCACGCCGACGACGGCCGCGCCCGCGAACTGTTCGTCTCAAGACTCTACTGGAACCGCCACTACACCCAGAAACTCGAAGACTGGCCAGGGTGGATGGACCACGCCGTGAACCCGGTGTTCAGGGGATTCAACCGGTCCCGTCACGACTCGGCCCTCGTCGACGCGTGGAAACAGGGACAGACGGGCTTTCCGATGGTCGACGCGTCGATGCGGTGTCTGCGAGCGACGGGCTGGCTCAACTTCCGGATGCGCGCGATGTGTGCCTCGTTCTTCAGCGACATCCTCCACCAGCCCTGGCGCATCGGTGCCGACTACTTCTACTATCATCTCGTCGACGCCGACCCCGCCATCAACTACACCCAGTGGCAACAGCAAGCGGGCGTCACGGGCGTGAACGCGATGCGCATCTACAACCCGCGCAAACAGGTCCGCGACAACGACCCCAACGGGACGTTCGTCCACGAGTGGGTGCCCGAACTCCGCCCCGTCCCGCCCGAGTACCTCGACCGCCCCGAACGGCTTCCACTCCACCTCCAGACGGAGTTCGGCGTCGACGTCGGCACCGACTATCCCTACCCTCTCGTCGACTACGAGGCCCGGCGCGAGGAGACCACGGACCGCCACCGTGCCCTCGACGACCGCGCGCACGAAGCGCTGTCCGACCCCGAGATTCGGCGGCGCGCGTCGCTCTCGCGGCGGCGTCGCCGCCGACGGTCCTCCGACGACTCGTCGACCCCGGGTGACCAGACGGACCTCTCGGAGTTCGGCTGAGGCTCGCGTCGCTCGCTCCCGGTGAGACCGTCAACCACATACCTCCCGACTCCAACGCCTCCCATGAACCTCACTCCGCTCGTGACGACGCTGTCGGTGCCGCTGCAGTTCGTCGTCGGTGTCGTCGCAGCCGTGATCGCGACGCGCGTGATGGACGTCGTGATGGCCCGGCTCCCGGAAGGAGAGACGTCACCGTTCGTCGCCTCGGGCGTCCTCACCGACAGCCGACCCAGTGTCGCGCCCGCCCGCCTCGCGAGTGTCGTCCACTACGTTGCCGGGCTGCTGACGGGCCCGCTGTTCGTCTGGGTGCTCCTCGCGAGCCAGGGGCTCCTGGGCGGCCCCTCGCTCGTGGCGACACTCCTCGCCGCGGGCGTGCTGTACCTTCTGATGGTCGGCTTCTTCGCTGTCGTGGTCCTCCCGCGCTCGCAGATCGCAGGCCAGCGTCTCGGCCCCGTCCGGCGCGACTGGGCACTCTCTGCCGCGGCGTATCTGCTCGTCCTCGTGCCACTCGTCGCACTGGGCTCGACTCTCGTCTGAGCCGCCGACGCCCCCAGACTTATGCCGCCGATGACTGAGAGGTGCGTATGGACCTCGCCACGACACCACTCCAGTTCGGCCTCGCGTCCGGGAACCCGCTCGTCCAACTCCTCGTTTTGATCGCCGCGATCGGCGTCGTCGTCCTCGTCGGACGCATCGTTCTCAAGGTCGCGTGGCGACTCGTGACTATCGCTGCGGTCGTCATCGGCCTGCTCCTTCTGGCGTCGATGGTCCTGCCGCAGATACTCTGAAACCGTCGGCGCTCCCGACTGCTGTGCTGTATCGAATCGTCTCATCGACACCCACAGCGTGGGCTCCGGTGTGTGTCGAGCGTCCCGCTCGACTCGATATCGACTCCGTCCCGCTCAGGATTCGACGGTGTCGGTGACGGCCTCCTCGTCGAGCCCGACTCGAGTGAGAAAGTTCCGCACGACGTCGTGTCCCACCGCGGTGAGCACCGACTCGGGGTGGAACTGCACGCACTCGATGGGGTACTCGCGATGTCTGATTCCCATGACGAGTTCGTGTCCCTCGTGGTCCGTCGTCGCCGAGACGACGAAGCACTCCGGGACCGCGGTCGCGACGAGCGAGTGGTAGCGGCCGGCGCGGAAGCCCTGGTCGAGCCCCGCGAAGACACCCTCGCCGTCGTGGTCGACGGGGAAGGCCTTCCCGTGGATGGGTTCGGGCGCGTGTCCGACGGTCCCGCCGTAGGCGTAGACGGCGGCTTCGAGGCCGAGACAGACACCGAGGGTGGGGACCGTGGGTGAGAGTTCGCGGAGGACGTCGTTCGTCACGCCGACGTCGCGGTCGTTCTTCGGGTGACCCGGGCCGGGGCTGATGACGAGCGCGTCGGGGTCGGCCGCCTCGACGTCGGCGAGCGACGCCGTGTTCTTGAACACGACAATCTCGGGGGCGGGCTCCTGCTCGGAGAAGTACTCCACGAGGTTGTACGTGAACGAGTCGAAGTTGTCGACGACGACGAGCGTCATGCTGCCCTCGTCGCCGGGTTCGACGTGTGCACCCGCCTCGCGTAGCCGAGCGAGTCGTTCGTCTCCAGCGTCGGGAGTCGTCGTCGAACTCATCGCGACGCCTCCTGTCCCGCGACGGGCTCACCCTCGGTGTCGTCGGTGCCGCCCTCGCCGTCGGTCTCGATCGCCTCGAGCGCCGCCAGTACGCCGCCCATCTTCTGTTCGGTCTCCTCGTACTCGCTCTTGGGGACGGAGTCGGCGACGATGCCGGCCCCGGCCTGGACGGTGACGACGTCTTCGGTCGCGCCGTGCTCGTCCCCCTCGATGGGAACACCGTGTTCGATGGTCGCCGTCCGGATGACGATGGCGAAGTCGGCGTCGCCGGCCCACGAGTAGTAGCCGACGCCCCCGCCGTACACCCCGCGTGGCTCGCGTTCGAGGTCGTCGATGATTTCCATCGCACGGACCTTCGGCGCGCCCGTGAGCGTCCCCGCAGGGAACGTCGCACGGGTGGCGTCGAAGGCGTCGTTCTCACCCGCGAGCGTCCCGGTCACCGTCGATTCGATGTGCTGGACGTGTGAGTATTTGAGGACGCTCATGAACTCCTCGACGCGGACCGAACCAGGCTCGGCGACCCGACGCACGTCGTTGCGCGCGAGGTCGACGAGCATCGTGTGTTCGGAGCGCTCCTTCGCGTCGGCGAGCATCTCTCCGGCGAGTCGGCGGTCCTCGACGGGCGACGAGCCACGGGGGCAGGTGCCGGCGATGGGGTTCGACACGACGTGTGAGCCCTGGACCGAGACGAGCGTCTCGGGGGACGCACCGACGATGGAGCGGTCGTCGTGTCTGAGGAGGTACATGTACGGCGAGGGGTTGACCTCCCGGAGCGCCCGGTAGAAGCCGCGGGCGTCGACCTCGCCGCGGAGTTCGCGCTTGCGGGAGATGACACCCTGGTAGATGTCGCCGTCGAGGACGTGCTCTTTCGCGCGGCGCACGGCGTCCTCGTACGCCTCGCGCTGCCCCGTCCGTTCGCTCCGCGGGACGAAGCCGCCGGGTTCGTCGGCCTCGTGTGTGGCGAGCGTCTCCGCGACCGACGCGGCCTCGGCGACGAGGTCGTCGTACACCGCTTCGCCGTCGGCGGCGCGCACGACGGGGGTGAACACGAGCGAGACGGTGTCGGCCGCGTGGTCGAAGACGAGCGTCCGCGTCGTCAGGACGAACTGCGCGTCGGGGACGATGGGCTCGGGGCGCTCGATGCCGACCTCTTCGAGCCAGAGGTCGTAGACGGCGTCGTAGGCGAGAAAGCCCACGAGGCCGCCGTCGAGTTGCTGGCGCTCGCGCGGCGGGAAGCCGACGCGGGGAAGGTCCGGTAGCGCCGCGCGAAGCGAGTCGAGCGTGTCGCCGCCGTTCGGCGTCACGTACGCTGCTGCGGCCCCACCGAGGTCTTCGACCTCTGTCTCCTGGGGCCAGACGGAGACGACGGCGTCGGGGTCGTAGCCAACGAACGAGTAGCGCGCGTGCCGGTCGCCCGCGCCGTCGGGGTCGAACGCGCCGTCGGGGTCCGACGACGGCGTCTTCTCCGCGGACTCGAGGAGGAAGCCGTAGTCGCTCTCCCCCGACAGCGCCGTGTAGGCCGCCAGCGGCTCGATGTCGACGTCGAGCGTCGCCTCCAGTCGGGCGACGACGGGCTCTTCGTCGACTCCGTCGAGCAGCGACGCGAACTCGTCGGCCGAGCGGTCGAACGACACGTCGGTCATACGGCCACCTCGCCTTCGCCCTCGGCGTCGGCCTGTCGCACCGCGCGGACGAACGCGTGGACGGCGCGGGCGTCTTTCGTCCCGCCGTCGCTCTCGACGCCGCTCGCGACGTCGACGCCGTACGGCTCCGCGGTCGTGACCGCTTCGGCGACGTTGTCGGGGGTGAGTCCCCCCGCGAGGATGACGGGCGAGTCCAGTGCCGACGCGAGGTCGCGCGTGGCGTCCCAGTCGTGGGTCTCGCCGGTCCCGCCGGCCCCGTCGTCCGTCGTGGAGTCGACGAGGAGCGCGTCGGCGACGTCGTCGAGGTCGTGCGCCCGTTCGCCTTCCGTCGCGTCGACGGTGACGACGAGCTTCGTCGACGACTCCGCGCGGACGAACTGCAGTTCCTCGCGGTCGAAATCACAGTGCAACTGGAGGACGTCCGGCTGGATGGTCCGAGCGAGCGTGACCGCGTGGCTCGGCGACTCGGGCATGAGCACGAGGGTCGTCGTCACGAACGGGGGCGTCGCGGCGACGAGGTCGGCGGCCGTACAGGAGTCGACCTCGCGGGGGGTGTCGACAGGGACGTCGGCGATGAACCCGACCGCGTCCGCCCCGGCAGCGACGGTCGTTTCGAGGTCTTCCTCGGACGTCAGCCCGCAGACTTTCACGCGCGTCATCGAGGGTTACGCCTCCGAGGCCTGTTCGGCCTCGTCGGTCCCCGCACAGAGGTCGGCGAGTTTCTCCGCCGCGCTCCCCTCTTCGATGGCGACGCGGGCCGCCTCGACCCCGTCTTCGATGGAGTCGGCGCGGCCGGCAACGTACACTGCCGCGCCCGCGTTCGCGAGGATGATGTCGCGCTTCGGACCCGTGACGTCGCCCGTGACGATTCCGCGGAGGTCCGCGGCGTTCTCCTGGGGTGTGCCGCCCGCGACGGCGTCGACCGGGGCGGTCTCGAGGCCGATGTCCTCCGGGACCAGGGTGTACTCGTCGATCTCCTCGCCGTGCACCTCGGCGACGGCCGTCTCGCCGTGGAGGCCGATCTCGTCCATGCCCGCACCGTGGACGACGAGGGCGCGCTCGACGGGCATATGCGCGAGCGCGCGGGCGATGATGGGAACGAGGTCGGCGTCGTAGACCCCGAGCACCTGTGCCTGCGCGCCCGCGGGGTTCGTGAGCGGGCCGAGGATGTTGAACAGCGTCCGCATCCCCAGCTCCTTGCGCGGGCCGATGACGGCCTTCATCGCGGGGTGGAACACCGGCGCGAGCATGAAACCGATGCCGTCGCGCTCGATGGCGCGTTCGACCGACGCAGGCTCGGCGTCCACGTCGACGCCGGCGACGTCGAGCACGTCCGCGCTCCCCGACGAGGACGAGACGGAGTAGTTGCCGTGCTTGGCGACGGCGACGCCCGTCCCGGCCGCGACGATGGCGCTCGTCGTCGAGACGTTGATGGTGTTGTAGTCGTCGCCGCCGGTCCCGCACGTATCGACGAGGGGCCGTCTCGCGGGGTCGATGGTGCGCGCCGCGTCGCGCATGCCCTGGGCGAACCCGGCAATCTCGGCTTCTGTCTCACCCTTCGCCCGGAGCGCTGTCAAGAGCGCGCCGATCTGTGCCTCCGTCGCCTCCTCGAAGACGAGGCGGGCGGCTTCTCGTGCCTCCTCGATTGTGAGGTCCTCTCCGTCGGTCACGCGTCTGATGTACTCCTGCATTGGTAGTCACCGATGTATGTATTCGGGTTGTGATGGACAAATCAGTACATCTGCTTAAGACTGTCGGGTTGACGGTTCGACCGTCGACGACACCGTGTCAGAATCTCGCCCCTCGAATACCGAAGTACATCGGCATCAGAGTTATTCGGTCTAGCAGCGTTCGTTCGAACGTCCCTCCGAGGGTGACCGTCGAAGGACTTCGACCCGGATGTCACCGTCTTGGGGACCAGTGGGGGGAGGGGATGTTTCGCCAGCCGGCTGGGGAGGGCGCGGTCGGTCCTCGTGGCTCACCCCGTCCGTTGGGAACGACGGCGTCAACGGCGATGGGGGTAGTCTGCCGTCGGCGCCGGACACGGCTCGGGCCGCGCTTCGGCCCGTTCACGGTCGTTCAGCGTGAATTCCCGCGGCCGACACTCCGTCCGTCCGACGTCACACGCTGACGATGTGTTATCTACTTTGATACTCCCCACCGAGTGTTGATTACCTCCGGATGCTAGCTCGACGCATGCATCGTCCGCCAACTGGGTTCTCGTACACGGGGCGTCCGGCGTGGTCGTAAGCATGCCGACGGATCGCGCACAGGCGAACATCGTCGGGTTCGCGCTGCTCATCGGGCTCACCCTCGTGAGCGTGACTGGCATCGTCGTCATCGGGGCACAGGGAATCGGAGCGCTTCAAGACCAGGCGAGCGGGACGCAAGTCGAACACGCCTTCACCCAGCTCGACTCGGTCGGTGCGGAGGTGGCACTCGGTCGGTCGGAAGCCCGGACCGTCGAGCTCGGCGTCCGTGACGACACCGTCCGCACGGTACCGGCGGGCGAACTCCGCCTCACCTACGAGGACGGCCCTACCATCCACACACAGCAACTCGGGGCCGTCGTCTACCGTCGCGGTGACACCGTCGTCGCCTATCAGGGCGGTGGCGTCTGGCGGGGCACCGGGACCGAGTCGCGGATGGTCTCGCCGCCGGAGATTCACTTCCACGACGGCACGCTGACGATGCCGCTCATCGCCGTCCGCTCGGGTGGGCCACGCTCCGGTGACGAGGTGGTCGTCCGCCGACTCGCCCAACAGCCGAACCTCGGCCCCGGGACGGTCCAGAACGACGTCGTCCGCCTCTCGGTCACGAGCGACTACTACATGGGCTGGGCGCAGTACTTCGAGACGCGCGTCGACGACGCCCACGTGACGGTCGACCACGACACGCGGACGACGACCGTCGAACTCGGTCGCCTCGAGTTCGACACGACCTTCGAGGACGCCATCCAGGCGCACGGCGGCGGCGTCGAGGTGTCGACCGGCAACGCGGAGGTCAACGGTCCCGTCACGTCCGAGGGACCCATCACCGTCGCACAGGCCGGAAGCATCAGCGGGGTGACGGCAGCCCACCAGTCGCTGTCGACGCCAGCCATCGATGGAGTGATCGAGCAACGGGTCGGTGACGCCGCCAGCGACCCCGACGTGACGACGCAGGACATCGCGGCAGGACAGACGCTGACGAACGGGACGTACTACGACAGTGACGGCTTCGCACTGAGCGGAACGACGACCGTCGACCTCTCCGGCGGGAACGTCACGCTCCTCGTCGACGGCGATATGAACGTCGATGGGGGCGAACTCCGCGTCGTCAACGCCGGGACGACCCACCGACTGCGGGTGTTCACGACCGGCGACCTCACCATCAAGGGAGGGAACGTGTACGTCGCACCGCGCAGCCCCGGTACTGATACCGACATGGACGCCGACCGACTGGTCATCTACGGCACCTCGGCCATGCAGGTGGCGATGGTCAACGGCGGGGCGTACTTCGAGGGTGTCATCTACGCGCCGCGCCAGGCAGACGCCCCCGGCATCAACGACGCGATGCCGACGTCACAGACACAGTGTGCACTCGCCGACGGGAGCTACGCCGACACCTGCCTCGGGACGGGTAACTTCGTCGTCGACGGCGCCATCGTCGGCGGCCCGGCCGTCGTCAAGCAGTCGACGGAGGTGAACTACGACGACGACCTCGACGGACTGACCATCACCGTCACCGCCGACGAGGTGCTCGCACCCGAGTTGACGTATCTGCACCTCTCCGTGAACGAGATCGCGATCGAGGGTGGGGCCGTCGCGGGTGGGACTCTCACCTCGACGGCGACGCCGACGCCGACGCCGGCCACCTCGACCCCCACTCCGGGCTCCGGACCGACACCGACCACCGCGACGCCGGTACCGCCAAGCGACGAGGACGGCGACGAGTCGCCGGAGGCGGACGTCGACTCCCTCGACGTCGACCGGTACGACACCCAGCCCGGTCCGAACACGAAGTACCAGGACGACGTCACGGTCGACTGGGACGTCGCCGACGAGAACGGCGACCTCGACACGGTCGAACTCCGCATCGAGGACGTCAACGGTGCGTGTGGCGTCCGGACCCTCACGCCCGACGTGAACGGGGGAGCCGCCGCGGGCGTGGAGACTGTCACCTTCGGCAGCTACACCGGGCCGTCGAAGTGTACTCCTGGCGGGGTGTACGAGGTGACCATCACGGCCACGGACGAGAACGGGAACACCGCCAGCGAGACCGAGTCCGAGACCGCCTGACGGCATCGGGACAGCCCGCTCGAACTCTCCGGAATCGCTTGCCGACTCCTGACTTCGCAACCCTTAATTAGGTCCCCCGGATACGGAGTAATGCGTTCGAGACGAACGCTGCACGCAGCCAGACGGGTTGGTGGTCTAGTCTGGTTATGACACCTCCTTGACATGGAGGAGGCCGGCAGTTCAAATCTGCCCCAACCCACTTCTCAGCTCTTCCACAGTCAGAGTGGAACGTTCCGGTCGGATGCGTGATTAGTACAGCGAGTCGAGCACCCGGCGATTCGTTCTGCTACCTGTTGCTTGCCGGTCGGAGAACCTCGCCGTTCGACTCGACAAGACGCTGTCAGATTTACAAGGCTCGAAGACGAAGCGGATACCGCCCCCTGCAACGTGCCACCCGTCCCTCCACAGTCGCTCGACCTGTTCGACAGTGACAGCGATAGCGGCAGCACTCGGGCCACTGGCCGCCGAGTGCGGGCACGAACGCGCGGGTGTACATCACGGAGTGACACCACCCATGCAAGACATCACCACCCTGGTTCCCGGTGACCTCGTCAAAGTCCCCGTCGAAGACCAAGCAGACAAACGACTCCTCATCGTCGACAAACGGTTCCCCGACCGCGACGGGACCGTCCCACTCCTCGGTAGGCGAGGTGGACAGTATCACCTGGAGCAGACGAAGGACGTCGTCCATCTGAACCACTACACGCATCGGCGCAACGACTGGGTCGGTGCGGAGACGTTCGCTGTCGACCGAATCGAGGTCAATCCCGACGTCGAAATCGAACGCTGACGGCGAGGACGGCGTTCACTCAGTAATCACCCAGGACGCCCAGCCGGCGTGCTCGGCGGGTCGCGACCTGGAACACCACGTATCCCAGTAGCATGTAGGCCACGGCCACGACGAGCAGGACCGCGAGGTCTGTCAGCGGGAACTCCCAGAGGCGTGTGCCGTCCACCATCGCCCGCTGAAGCAGGGCACTGCCCTGTGCGAGCGGGAGGAACCGGGTCCAACCGAGGTCGAACGCGGGCGCGGAGATGAGGACGATGAAGCCGAACTGAAGCAGGTTGAGCCAGTTTCCGATGCGCTTGTAAAGAATCGAGACGCCGCCCGCGGCGAGACCGAGGCCGAGCACCGAGACGATGGCCAACACAGCCACGGGGACCACGGTCACGACGTTCAACTCGAGCGTGGTGCCGCTGATGAGAAGCATCGCCGCGAGGATGACACTCGAGGTGATGAACGTCCGGACCACCTTCGCCACACCCTTGAGGAGGACGACGGGCGCGAACCCGAACGGGGTCATGAGATGTCGCTCCAGCGTGCCCCACTGCACCTCGCTCGCGATGTCGTTCGAGATGGCGCTGTACGCGCCGACAGAGAGCGTCCACAGGAAGTAGCCGACGATGATCCCCTCGAGTGAGTCTGTCAGCGCCTGCCCGGCGACCATCCGCCCGCCGTAAAAGAGGAGGCCGAAGAAGAACAGCGAGATGACGATGCCACCGACGGCGTTCGCGGGGTAGCGCACGAAGATGAGGTACTCGCGGTAGAGGACGGCACGGGTGAGATGCCAGTATCCCGCCGAGCGCGGCGTCTCGCCGACCGTCCCGACTGCCCCGTCGGTGGTGCCAGCAGCCTCGCCGTCGACGGCCGCACGCGACTCGCGCGAGGTCACTGGTGTGGTCTCCCGGAGCGTTCCGTGTCCGGTCCACCGGTGAGCTCGACGAACACCGATTCGAGGTCGCGAGCGACAGTGGTGACCGAATCGAGGGTCACGTCGTGGTCACGGAGGGTGTCGACGAGGCGGTAGAAGCCGTCGCTATCGACGCGGACGTCGACGTGCGCCCGGCTATCGAGTCGGTCGACGCCGACGACCTCGAACCGCGCTTCGAGAGCGGTGAGTGTCGCGTCGTTGAGGTCCGAACTGGTGATGCGGTACGTCTGCGTCCCCGACCGGTGGAGCAGGTTCGACACGCTGTCGTCCGCGATGACCCGTCCGTCTCGCATGATGACGACGCGGTCACAGACGTCCTCGATGACGTCCATGTCGTGACTGCAGAGGACGACCGTGAGGTCGCGCTCGTCGACGATTCGGCGGAGTTCACGGCGGAGCGTGAGCGAACTCTCGACGTCCAACCCGAGGGTCGGCTCGTCGAGGAAGACGATGTCGGACTCCGTCGCGAGCACGGACGCGAGCGACACCTTCTGTTTCATCCCCCGGGAGAGCTTCCGCACCGGAGTGTCCGCCTTGTCGGCGAGGTCGAGCTGGTCGAGCAGCCGGTCGTGTCGCGCGCTGATGGAGTCGGGGTCGACGCCGCTGATAGTTGCGAAGTACCGGAGGTTCTCGCGGACGGTCAGCCGCCAGTAGTCGTTGCGCGCGCCTTCGAGCATCGCGTCGACGTGGGCGTACGCCGTCCGCGGCTCGTCGTACACGTCGTGGCCGTGGACCGAGACCCGCCCCTCGTCGGGGAGGATCATCCCGAGGATGCACTTGATGAGCGTGGTCTTCCCGGCACCGTTCGGGCCCAACAGGCCGACCACGGAACCGCGCTCGATGGAGAGAGAGACAGAATCGACCGCAGTGACCGTGTCCGGGGCACTTCCGAACCGCTTCGTGACCCCGTCGACGACGATCGCTGGCGAGGTGGTAGTGTTCGCGCTGGCGTCCGACGATTTCCCGACCGGGTCCGTCAGCTGTCCGTTTCCCACATGGGCCCCCGAGCGAGTCATTACCCGAGTCAGGGGCCTGAGACACATAAACCGCCGCACGACGTCCGCTAGTATCTCGGTCACCGCCGAGCTACTAAAGCCGGTGTCCGCACGCGCAGTTACCGATACAGTACGTGGTCTCGGTCTCGCGGAACGACACGCCCATGGTGGCGAGCGCGGTGACGATGTCGTTCGACGTCTCGAACTGTGGCCGGACGTTCGCGGCCGTCGCTCCGTACGGACGCGCCCCGACGGGAATCTTCGCCGTGATCTCTCCCGACGCGTGGTCGACGACGGCCACCTCGTCGTTCGTCTGCACCGGGACGTACAGCTTCTCGTGAGCGGGGTCCCAGGTGCCGACGAACGCCGACCCGCCGAGGTCGAGCCGCTCGCGCACTGACCCCTCGACGAGGTCG from Salinigranum halophilum encodes the following:
- a CDS encoding phosphoribosylanthranilate isomerase — protein: MTRVKVCGLTSEEDLETTVAAGADAVGFIADVPVDTPREVDSCTAADLVAATPPFVTTTLVLMPESPSHAVTLARTIQPDVLQLHCDFDREELQFVRAESSTKLVVTVDATEGERAHDLDDVADALLVDSTTDDGAGGTGETHDWDATRDLASALDSPVILAGGLTPDNVAEAVTTAEPYGVDVASGVESDGGTKDARAVHAFVRAVRQADAEGEGEVAV
- a CDS encoding ABC transporter permease yields the protein MTSRESRAAVDGEAAGTTDGAVGTVGETPRSAGYWHLTRAVLYREYLIFVRYPANAVGGIVISLFFFGLLFYGGRMVAGQALTDSLEGIIVGYFLWTLSVGAYSAISNDIASEVQWGTLERHLMTPFGFAPVVLLKGVAKVVRTFITSSVILAAMLLISGTTLELNVVTVVPVAVLAIVSVLGLGLAAGGVSILYKRIGNWLNLLQFGFIVLISAPAFDLGWTRFLPLAQGSALLQRAMVDGTRLWEFPLTDLAVLLVVAVAYMLLGYVVFQVATRRARRLGVLGDY
- the trpE gene encoding anthranilate synthase component I yields the protein MTDVSFDRSADEFASLLDGVDEEPVVARLEATLDVDIEPLAAYTALSGESDYGFLLESAEKTPSSDPDGAFDPDGAGDRHARYSFVGYDPDAVVSVWPQETEVEDLGGAAAAYVTPNGGDTLDSLRAALPDLPRVGFPPRERQQLDGGLVGFLAYDAVYDLWLEEVGIERPEPIVPDAQFVLTTRTLVFDHAADTVSLVFTPVVRAADGEAVYDDLVAEAASVAETLATHEADEPGGFVPRSERTGQREAYEDAVRRAKEHVLDGDIYQGVISRKRELRGEVDARGFYRALREVNPSPYMYLLRHDDRSIVGASPETLVSVQGSHVVSNPIAGTCPRGSSPVEDRRLAGEMLADAKERSEHTMLVDLARNDVRRVAEPGSVRVEEFMSVLKYSHVQHIESTVTGTLAGENDAFDATRATFPAGTLTGAPKVRAMEIIDDLEREPRGVYGGGVGYYSWAGDADFAIVIRTATIEHGVPIEGDEHGATEDVVTVQAGAGIVADSVPKSEYEETEQKMGGVLAALEAIETDGEGGTDDTEGEPVAGQEASR
- the trpG gene encoding anthranilate synthase component II, with the translated sequence MTLVVVDNFDSFTYNLVEYFSEQEPAPEIVVFKNTASLADVEAADPDALVISPGPGHPKNDRDVGVTNDVLRELSPTVPTLGVCLGLEAAVYAYGGTVGHAPEPIHGKAFPVDHDGEGVFAGLDQGFRAGRYHSLVATAVPECFVVSATTDHEGHELVMGIRHREYPIECVQFHPESVLTAVGHDVVRNFLTRVGLDEEAVTDTVES
- a CDS encoding DUF7289 family protein, which codes for MPTDRAQANIVGFALLIGLTLVSVTGIVVIGAQGIGALQDQASGTQVEHAFTQLDSVGAEVALGRSEARTVELGVRDDTVRTVPAGELRLTYEDGPTIHTQQLGAVVYRRGDTVVAYQGGGVWRGTGTESRMVSPPEIHFHDGTLTMPLIAVRSGGPRSGDEVVVRRLAQQPNLGPGTVQNDVVRLSVTSDYYMGWAQYFETRVDDAHVTVDHDTRTTTVELGRLEFDTTFEDAIQAHGGGVEVSTGNAEVNGPVTSEGPITVAQAGSISGVTAAHQSLSTPAIDGVIEQRVGDAASDPDVTTQDIAAGQTLTNGTYYDSDGFALSGTTTVDLSGGNVTLLVDGDMNVDGGELRVVNAGTTHRLRVFTTGDLTIKGGNVYVAPRSPGTDTDMDADRLVIYGTSAMQVAMVNGGAYFEGVIYAPRQADAPGINDAMPTSQTQCALADGSYADTCLGTGNFVVDGAIVGGPAVVKQSTEVNYDDDLDGLTITVTADEVLAPELTYLHLSVNEIAIEGGAVAGGTLTSTATPTPTPATSTPTPGSGPTPTTATPVPPSDEDGDESPEADVDSLDVDRYDTQPGPNTKYQDDVTVDWDVADENGDLDTVELRIEDVNGACGVRTLTPDVNGGAAAGVETVTFGSYTGPSKCTPGGVYEVTITATDENGNTASETESETA
- the trpD gene encoding anthranilate phosphoribosyltransferase; the protein is MQEYIRRVTDGEDLTIEEAREAARLVFEEATEAQIGALLTALRAKGETEAEIAGFAQGMRDAARTIDPARRPLVDTCGTGGDDYNTINVSTTSAIVAAGTGVAVAKHGNYSVSSSSGSADVLDVAGVDVDAEPASVERAIERDGIGFMLAPVFHPAMKAVIGPRKELGMRTLFNILGPLTNPAGAQAQVLGVYDADLVPIIARALAHMPVERALVVHGAGMDEIGLHGETAVAEVHGEEIDEYTLVPEDIGLETAPVDAVAGGTPQENAADLRGIVTGDVTGPKRDIILANAGAAVYVAGRADSIEDGVEAARVAIEEGSAAEKLADLCAGTDEAEQASEA
- a CDS encoding FAD-binding domain-containing protein — encoded protein: MSAPDAIASPSGDGCVVWHRRQLRTADHLAVARATREYDVVCPLFVFDPAFHDDGLACDSRIRFLHECLADLQRAYDRHGTTLVFAHDDPLSTLEAFVAAGWDVVATADPTGRYGLHRDEAAATLGVDFVADDGIKRDGDSREGWSDHAEAYLTDETHSPDASAFGDHGVSSDVTIDAIEAEYDVSPSKSRVPTGGREAALDRLEAFVADIATYPESISAPSKAESKTSRLSPSLRFGCLSVRELFQYVDDHADDGRARELFVSRLYWNRHYTQKLEDWPGWMDHAVNPVFRGFNRSRHDSALVDAWKQGQTGFPMVDASMRCLRATGWLNFRMRAMCASFFSDILHQPWRIGADYFYYHLVDADPAINYTQWQQQAGVTGVNAMRIYNPRKQVRDNDPNGTFVHEWVPELRPVPPEYLDRPERLPLHLQTEFGVDVGTDYPYPLVDYEARREETTDRHRALDDRAHEALSDPEIRRRASLSRRRRRRRSSDDSSTPGDQTDLSEFG